The Pseudomonas sp. R4-35-07 genome contains a region encoding:
- a CDS encoding bifunctional diguanylate cyclase/phosphodiesterase has product MSTPVEPLRLLLLADEPEWAALLRECLAPMGDGAVLISAPNWDSVSRLFDDDHGAVLLTTPPLQPGPGRCSLPCVLLLEQEPLVSPLGVSDWLVHSVLDADTLRRCLRHVRERGVLENTLQRLAEQDPLTGIANRQGFQTLLAARLADNEGRGLALGHLDLDNFRHANDALGHQAGDRLILQVVSRLKSQLEAGDQLARLGSDEFALLIDTRRAPQRAEWMAERITEVMAEPYWVDGESLLIGCSLGVAHARARAGADPLMWHAHIAMQQAKSTQGCTFHIFNERINRNARSLADLESELRRALRRDELELHYQPRLDLDDGHIVGLEALVRWRHGERGLLPPSEFVPLAEQSGLIVPLGYWVIARALRDMQDLRERGLPALHMAVNLSFRQFQDSQLLSTLSRLIAERGVEAQWLEFELTETAVMRRSDLVKQTMDALGRLGVRFSLDDFGTGFSSFVHLNSLPIALLKIDKSFVGGMEGREENRKLVHAMINLAHNLNLEVVAEGVETAEQLALLRLFGCDQAQGYLISKPLPLAELVEYLTFGKGQQALLG; this is encoded by the coding sequence TTGTCTACGCCTGTCGAACCCTTGCGTTTGCTGCTGCTGGCCGATGAGCCTGAGTGGGCAGCGTTGTTGCGCGAGTGCCTGGCGCCGATGGGCGACGGGGCTGTGCTGATCAGCGCGCCCAACTGGGACTCGGTGAGTCGTCTGTTCGACGACGACCACGGTGCGGTGCTCTTGACCACGCCCCCTCTGCAACCCGGCCCGGGCCGGTGCAGCTTGCCGTGTGTATTGTTGCTGGAACAGGAACCGCTGGTTTCGCCGCTCGGTGTCAGCGATTGGCTGGTCCATTCCGTGCTGGACGCCGATACCTTGCGCCGCTGCCTGCGCCATGTGCGCGAGCGTGGCGTACTGGAGAACACGTTGCAGCGCCTGGCCGAACAGGACCCGCTCACCGGTATCGCCAACCGCCAGGGTTTCCAGACCTTGCTGGCGGCGCGGCTGGCGGATAACGAAGGTCGCGGCCTGGCCCTCGGTCACCTGGACCTGGACAATTTCCGTCACGCCAACGATGCCCTCGGTCATCAGGCCGGCGACCGCTTGATCCTGCAGGTGGTATCGCGGCTCAAGAGCCAGCTTGAAGCCGGTGACCAATTGGCGCGCCTGGGCAGCGATGAGTTCGCGCTGCTGATCGACACCCGCCGTGCGCCCCAGCGCGCCGAGTGGATGGCCGAGCGCATCACCGAAGTCATGGCCGAGCCTTACTGGGTGGACGGTGAAAGCCTGCTGATCGGCTGCAGCCTGGGTGTGGCGCATGCCCGCGCCCGCGCCGGGGCCGACCCGTTGATGTGGCACGCCCATATCGCCATGCAGCAGGCCAAAAGCACCCAGGGCTGTACCTTTCATATCTTCAACGAACGCATCAACCGCAACGCGCGCAGCCTGGCCGACCTGGAAAGCGAATTGCGCCGTGCGTTGCGCCGCGATGAGCTGGAGCTGCACTACCAGCCGCGCCTTGACCTGGACGATGGGCATATTGTGGGCCTGGAAGCTCTGGTGCGTTGGCGCCACGGCGAGCGTGGCCTGTTGCCACCGAGCGAGTTCGTGCCCCTGGCCGAACAAAGTGGCCTGATCGTGCCGTTGGGTTACTGGGTTATTGCCCGTGCCCTGCGCGACATGCAGGACCTGCGCGAACGTGGCCTGCCGGCGTTGCACATGGCGGTCAACCTGTCGTTTCGCCAGTTTCAGGACAGTCAACTGCTCTCGACACTCAGTCGGCTGATTGCCGAGCGTGGCGTGGAAGCGCAATGGCTGGAGTTCGAGTTGACCGAAACCGCTGTGATGCGTCGCAGCGACCTGGTCAAACAGACCATGGACGCCCTCGGTCGCCTCGGCGTGCGGTTTTCCCTGGATGACTTCGGCACCGGTTTCTCATCGTTCGTGCACCTCAACAGCCTGCCGATTGCCTTGTTGAAGATCGACAAGAGCTTCGTCGGCGGCATGGAAGGGCGCGAAGAGAATCGCAAACTGGTGCACGCCATGATCAACCTGGCCCACAACCTCAACCTGGAAGTGGTGGCCGAAGGCGTGGAGACCGCTGAGCAACTTGCGCTTTTGAGGCTGTTTGGTTGCGATCAAGCCCAGGGCTACTTGATCAGTAAACCGCTGCCATTGGCCGAGCTGGTGGAGTACCTGACGTTTGGCAAGGGCCAGCAGGCGTTGTTGGGCTGA
- a CDS encoding xanthine phosphoribosyltransferase, translated as MEALHKKIREEGIVLSDQVLKVDAFLNHQIDPALMKLIGDEFAALFKDSGITKIVTIEASGIAPAIMTGLNLGVPVIFARKQQSLTLTENLLSATVYSFTKKTESTVAISPRHLTSSDRVLVIDDFLANGKASQALISIIKQAGATVAGLGIVIEKSFQGGRAELDAQGYRVESLARVKSLAGGVVTFI; from the coding sequence GTGGAAGCACTGCACAAGAAAATTCGCGAAGAAGGCATCGTGCTTTCCGATCAGGTACTCAAGGTTGATGCCTTTCTGAACCACCAGATCGATCCGGCACTGATGAAACTGATTGGCGACGAATTCGCCGCGCTGTTCAAGGACTCCGGCATCACCAAGATCGTCACCATCGAAGCCTCAGGCATCGCCCCGGCGATCATGACCGGCCTGAACCTCGGCGTGCCGGTGATCTTCGCACGCAAGCAGCAGTCCCTGACACTGACCGAAAACCTGCTGTCGGCGACGGTGTATTCCTTCACCAAGAAAACCGAAAGCACCGTGGCAATTTCCCCACGCCACCTGACCAGCAGCGACCGCGTACTGGTCATCGATGACTTCCTGGCTAATGGCAAGGCCTCCCAGGCGCTGATTTCGATCATCAAGCAAGCGGGCGCGACCGTCGCCGGCCTGGGCATCGTTATTGAGAAGTCGTTTCAGGGTGGCCGTGCGGAACTCGATGCCCAGGGTTATCGGGTTGAGTCGCTGGCGCGGGTGAAGTCGCTGGCGGGTGGGGTTGTGACCTTTATCTGA
- the rep gene encoding DNA helicase Rep, whose protein sequence is MSRLNPRQQEAVNYVGGPLLVLAGAGSGKTSVITRKIAHLIQNCGIRAQYIVAMTFTNKAAREMKERVGTLLKGGEGRGLTVCTFHNLGLNIIRKEHARLGYKPGFSIFDEADVKALMTDIMQKEYAGDDGVDEIKNMIGAWKNDLVLPAEALEAARNPKEQTAAIVYTHYQRTLKAFNAVDFDDLILLPVKLFQEHKDILEKWQNKVRYLLVDEYQDTNASQYLLVKLLIGTRNQFTVVGDDDQSIYAWRGARPENLMLLKDDYPSLKVVMLEQNYRSTSRILRCANVLISNNPHEFEKQLWSEMGHGDEIRVIRCRNEDAEAERVAVEILSLHLRTDRPYSDFAILYRGNYQAKLIELKLQHHQVPYRLSGGNSFFGRQEVKDLMAYFRLIVNPDDDNAFLRVINVPRREIGSTTLEKLGNYATERKISMYAATDEIGLGEHLDTRFTDRLSRFKRFMDKVREQCAGEDPISALRSMVMDIDYENWLRTNSSSDKAADYRMGNVWFLIEALKNTLEKDEDGEMTVEDAIGKLVLRDMLERQQEEEDGAEGVQMMTLHASKGLEFPYVFIMGMEEEILPHRSSIEADTIEEERRLAYVGITRARQTLAFTFAAKRKQYGEIIDCAPSRFLDELPPDDLAWEGNDDTPTEVKAVRGNSALADIRAMLKR, encoded by the coding sequence ATGTCCCGACTCAATCCCCGGCAGCAAGAAGCCGTGAACTACGTCGGCGGCCCTCTATTGGTGCTCGCCGGTGCTGGCTCCGGCAAGACCAGCGTGATCACCCGCAAGATCGCGCACCTGATCCAGAACTGCGGCATCCGCGCCCAGTACATCGTCGCCATGACCTTTACCAACAAGGCGGCGCGGGAAATGAAAGAGCGCGTCGGCACCCTGCTCAAGGGTGGCGAAGGCCGTGGCCTCACCGTGTGTACCTTCCACAACCTCGGGCTGAACATCATCCGCAAGGAACATGCGCGACTGGGCTACAAACCGGGCTTTTCGATCTTCGACGAGGCCGACGTCAAAGCCCTGATGACCGACATCATGCAGAAGGAATACGCGGGCGACGACGGCGTCGACGAGATCAAGAACATGATCGGCGCCTGGAAAAACGACCTGGTCCTGCCCGCCGAAGCCCTGGAAGCCGCACGCAACCCCAAGGAACAGACCGCCGCCATCGTCTACACCCACTATCAGCGCACGCTCAAGGCGTTCAATGCGGTGGACTTCGACGACCTGATCCTGCTGCCGGTCAAACTGTTCCAGGAACACAAGGACATCCTGGAAAAGTGGCAGAACAAGGTGCGCTACCTGCTGGTGGACGAATACCAGGACACCAACGCCAGCCAATACCTGCTGGTGAAACTGCTGATCGGTACACGCAACCAGTTCACCGTGGTGGGCGACGACGACCAGTCGATCTACGCCTGGCGCGGTGCGCGCCCGGAAAACCTGATGCTGCTCAAGGACGACTACCCGTCCCTGAAAGTGGTGATGCTGGAGCAGAACTACCGCTCCACCAGCCGTATCCTGCGCTGCGCCAACGTGCTGATATCCAACAACCCCCACGAGTTTGAAAAACAACTGTGGAGCGAGATGGGCCATGGCGACGAAATCCGCGTGATCCGCTGCCGCAACGAAGACGCCGAAGCCGAGCGCGTGGCCGTGGAAATCCTCAGCCTGCACCTGCGCACCGACCGGCCTTACAGCGACTTTGCGATCCTGTATCGCGGTAACTACCAGGCCAAGCTGATCGAGCTGAAACTGCAGCACCACCAGGTGCCGTATCGCCTGTCGGGCGGCAACAGCTTTTTCGGGCGCCAGGAAGTGAAAGACCTGATGGCCTACTTCCGCCTGATCGTGAACCCGGACGACGACAATGCCTTCCTGCGCGTGATCAACGTGCCGCGTCGGGAAATCGGTTCGACGACCCTGGAAAAACTTGGCAACTACGCCACTGAACGCAAGATCTCGATGTACGCCGCCACCGACGAAATCGGTCTGGGCGAGCACCTGGACACGCGCTTCACCGATCGCCTGTCGCGCTTCAAGCGCTTCATGGACAAGGTCCGTGAGCAGTGCGCCGGTGAAGACCCGATCAGCGCCCTGCGTAGCATGGTCATGGACATCGACTACGAAAACTGGCTGCGCACCAACAGTTCCAGCGACAAGGCTGCGGACTACCGCATGGGCAACGTCTGGTTCCTGATCGAAGCCCTGAAGAACACCCTGGAAAAAGACGAAGACGGTGAAATGACCGTTGAGGACGCCATCGGCAAGCTGGTGCTGCGCGACATGCTCGAGCGTCAGCAGGAAGAGGAAGACGGCGCCGAAGGTGTGCAGATGATGACCTTGCATGCATCCAAGGGTCTGGAATTTCCCTACGTGTTCATCATGGGCATGGAAGAGGAAATCCTCCCGCATCGCTCCAGCATCGAAGCCGACACCATCGAGGAAGAACGGCGCCTGGCCTACGTGGGCATTACCCGTGCGCGTCAGACACTGGCCTTCACCTTCGCCGCCAAGCGTAAGCAATACGGCGAAATCATCGATTGTGCCCCCAGCCGCTTCCTCGATGAGTTGCCGCCGGATGACCTGGCCTGGGAAGGCAACGACGACACCCCGACCGAGGTGAAGGCCGTTCGCGGCAACAGCGCCTTGGCTGATATACGCGCGATGTTAAAGCGCTAG